A region from the Acipenser ruthenus chromosome 49, fAciRut3.2 maternal haplotype, whole genome shotgun sequence genome encodes:
- the LOC117428860 gene encoding complement factor D-like, giving the protein MDQRYRLPVAFILLFGALQCASGAMIIGGWEAKPHSRPYMVSVQQNGSHHCGGFLVADQWVVSAAHCFTAQSTPYKVLLGAHSLSDSESTKQTFGVASIYSHPDFNIEINFDNDIALLKLDGRVSLTEAVQKISYQRVSGDVPQGTVCSTAGWGWISNVGIMPDKLQEVNVTVIGRETCSSRGYHGSRITGNMMCAGDRGKDSCHGDSGGPLLCNGLVEGITSFGGMKCGKPLKPGVYTVISHYTDWIDAVLNQGSKY; this is encoded by the exons atggaCCAGCGGTACCGACTACCAGTGGCGTTTATTCTGCTGTTCGGAGCTCTGCAATGTG CAAGTGGAGCCATGATCATAGGAGGCTGGGAAGCGAAGCCCCACTCCAGGCCCTACATGGTGTCCGTGCAGCAGAATGGGTCCCATCACTGTGGGGGATTCCTGGTGGCTGATCAGTGGGTGGTCAGCGCAGCACACTGCTTCACAGCACA GTCCACTCCTTACAAAGTGCTGCTCGGGGCCCATTCTTTGAGTGACAGCGAGTCGACCAAACAGACATTCGGTGTGGCTTCCATTTACTCTCATCCAGACTTCAATATTGAAATAAACTTTGACAATGACATCGCACTGCTGAAG CTGGACGGGCGCGTCTCACTGACCGAGGCTGTTCAGAAGATCTCGTACCAGCGAGTGAGCGGAGACGTGCCTCAGGGGACCGTGTGCAGCACGGCTGGCTGGGGCTGGATCAGTAATGTGGGGATAATGCCGGACAAGCTGCAGGAGGTCAACGTGACCGTCATCGGCCGCGAGACGTGCTCCAGCCGGGGATACCACGGCAGCAGGATCACGGGTAACATGATGTGCGCAGGGGACCGCGGTAAAGACAGCTGCCAT GGTGATTCCGGAGGCCCCCTCTTGTGCAATGGGCTGGTGGAGGGCATCACTTCCTTCGGAGGGATGAAGTGTGGGAAACCCCTGAAACCTGGAGTGTACACCGTGATCTCTCACTACACGGACTGGATCGACGCAGTGTTGAATCAGGGGTCTAAGTACTGA
- the LOC117428988 gene encoding complement factor D-like, whose product MDQRYRLPVASILLFGALQCASGAIGGWEAKPHSRPYMVSVQQNGIHHYGGFLVADQWVVSAAHCFTAQSTPYKVLLGAHSLSDSESTKQTFGVAAIYSHPDFNITRNYDNDIALLKLDGRVSLTKAVQKISYQRVSRDVPQGTVCSLAGWGWISNVGIKPDKLQEVNVSVIGREKCSSRRYHGSRITGNMMCAGDRGKDSCNGDSGGPLLCNGLVEGITSFGGMKCGKPLKPGVYTVISHYTDWIDAVMNQGSKY is encoded by the exons ATGGACCAGCGGTACAGACTACCAGTGGCGTCTATTCTGCTGTTCGGAGCTCTGCAATGTG CAAGTGGAGCCATAGGAGGCTGGGAAGCGAAGCCCCACTCCAGGCCCTACATGGTGTCCGTGCAGCAGAATGGGATCCATCACTACGGGGGGTTCCTGGTGGCTGATCAGTGGGTGGTCAGCGCAGCACACTGCTTCACAGCACA GTCCACTCCTTACAAAGTGCTGCTCGGGGCCCATTCTTTGAGTGACAGCGAGTCGACCAAGCAGACATTCGGCGTGGCTGCCATTTACTCTCATCCAGACTTCAATATTACAAGAAACTATGACAATGACATCGCACTGCTGAAG CTGGACGGGCGCGTCTCACTGACCAAGGCTGTTCAGAAGATCTCGTACCAGCGAGTGAGCAGAGACGTCCCTCAGGGGACCGTGTGCAGCTTGGCTGGCTGGGGCTGGATCAGTAACGTAGGGATAAAGCCAGACAAGCTGCAGGAGGTCAACGTGAGTGTCATCGGCCGCGAGAAGTGCTCCAGCCGGAGATACCACGGCAGCAGGATCACGGGTAACATGATGTGCGCAGGGGACCGCGGTAAAGACAGCTGCAAT GGTGATTCCGGAGGCCCCCTCTTGTGCAATGGGCTGGTGGAGGGCATCACTTCCTTTGGAGGGATGAAGTGTGGGAAACCCCTGAAACCTGGAGTGTACACCGTGATCTCTCACTACACGGACTGGATCGACGCAGTGATGAATCAGGGGTCTAAGTACTGA
- the LOC117428987 gene encoding complement factor D-like yields the protein MDQRYRLPVTFILLFGALQCASGAMIIGGWEAKPHSRPYMVSVQQNGSHHCGGFLVADQWVVSAAHCYTAQSTPYKVLLGAHSLSDSESTKQTFGVASIQSHPDFNITRNYDNDITLLKLDGRVSLTKAVQKISYQRVRGVVPQGTVCSTAGWGWVKNVGLMPDKLQEVNVNVIGREKCSSWRYHGSRITGNMMCAGDRGKDSCHGDSGGPLLCNGLVEGITSFGGMKCGKPLKPGVYTVISHYTDWIDAVMNQGSKY from the exons CAAGTGGAGCCATGATCATAGGAGGCTGGGAAGCGAAGCCCCACTCCAGGCCCTACATGGTGTCCGTGCAGCAGAATGGGTCCCATCACTGTGGGGGGTTCCTGGTGGCTGATCAGTGGGTGGTCAGCGCAGCACACTGCTACACAGCACA GTCCACTCCTTACAAAGTGCTGCTCGGGGCCCATTCTTTGAGTGACAGCGAGTCGACCAAGCAGACATTCGGCGTGGCTTCCATTCAATCTCATCCAGACTTCAATATTACAAGAAACTATGACAAtgacatcacactgctgaag CTGGACGGGCGCGTCTCACTGACCAAGGCTGTTCAGAAGATCTCGTACCAGCGAGTGAGGGGAGTAGTGCCGCAGGGGACCGTGTGCAGCACGGCTGGTTGGGGCTGGGTCAAAAACGTGGGGCTAATGCCGGACAAGCTGCAGGAGGTCAACGTGAACGTCATCGGCCGCGAGAAGTGCTCCAGCTGGCGATACCACGGCAGCAGGATCACGGGTAACATGATGTGCGCGGGGGACCGCGGTAAAGACAGCTGCCAT GGTGATTCTGGAGGCCCCCTCTTGTGCAATGGGCTGGTGGAGGGCATCACTTCCTTCGGAGGGATGAAGTGTGGGAAACCCCTGAAACCTGGAGTGTACACCGTGATCTCTCACTACACGGACTGGATCGACGCAGTGATGAATCAGGGGTCTAAGTACTGA